DNA from Strigops habroptila isolate Jane chromosome 2, bStrHab1.2.pri, whole genome shotgun sequence:
AAAATGGTACAGGGAAGAGAACCAACATCAATGCTCTGTTGGGGCACCAGACTTCTTGGCTTACCAATTACCTTCACGGCAGGAGAAACACTCATACAGAGCATCTGCTTTCACAGCCTTTGTCTCCCTGTGGGGATGTGATCATCCTCTAGAACAACCTCTCCAGTGATGGGGAGGCTGTGGGCTGGGTGGCAGCCTGGCTTGGCTGAGCTCTTCAGTAATAACGgcattgcttctttttaaaggagGAGCTGTGGAAGATTCAGGAGAAGCTGGAATGCTACTTTGGGTCTCTGGTTGGATCAAATGTTTACATGACTCCCCAGGGGTCCCAGGGCCTTCCCCCACACTATGATGACGTTGAGGTAGGGCAGCACAACCTTGGCTTTTGCTAGTGGCAGTGGATACCTGCATGtgtgcttccccccccccccataactTACTAtagaaaaaatggctttttttcccactgaaaactTACAGTAGTTGGTTGCAAGTGtttatagtaatttttcttctataattttactgaaaatagtAATATCTAATGGTAATGTCACGTGAACTGTGCTTTCCAGACCTGGTATTTCCATTAGATGAAAAGAGAATTTGTTTCCCCACCCTGCAGAAGCTTCCTAgcaccttttcttcattttcgCTTCATTCAGACCCCCAAGCATCTAgaagttctttttcctttactctAAGCACTTGTCCTTTTTTCAGCTGGCTAGTGAAAGCAGAGTGGTTGTGCTGGTTCATATTTGCTGGTCCTACTGTTCTTAAGAATTTGCTGGTGTGATGAAGTCCTGTGGtccaaatgcattttaaatcagcttctaaaagaaacatttaagtTGGCAGtgcattaaaaaaccaaaaaaagttgGCCTATCCCACTTCAACCAACCAATAAGCCCCCAGACccttatttttttgctttttgttatcTTCATTTCCCTTAAATACATCTAGAGTTTCGTATTCCTTATGCTTGTTGTTCAGCAGCCCCACAACCTGCATGTTCTGGTGTATGTCATCAACCATAGATGCTCACAGCATGTTTCTGGTGCTTTGTCAGTGAATGATGATAAGACCTCTCTCACCTGAGATTTTGAGTATCTGTGTGGTAGGCATTACTTCTGAGTTAGTTGTCTGGCCCTTATTTAAGGGACTGGAGAGAAACAGTGATTTCCAGATGTCTACTTTAGGATAAAACAGATCATATTTGACAACTCTTTTCTCTGTTGTCTCTAATTAGAGCCTAAAGAAATAGTTCAAATGTAAATTTCTGCATTGTAGACATCTAACAAGTAATGTGAAGGGaatcctgctgtgctgtggagtagctgagagcagggaaggtaaaatctgtttcttctgttgtcaGAAAAGCAACCTTTGTcacttttgtttgctttctatcCCTGATTTCCGGCATGGTTCCACAGACTTTCCAAGTCAGAAGATGCCTCAGAATTCCTGATCAGTTGGATGCGTGAGGGACAGCAAGGCCTCCTTATGCATTTGGATTGATGGTCTTTTGCAGGTGTTTATCCTTCAGCTGGAAGGCGAGAAACACTGGCGACTCTATAAACCAACGGTGCATTTGGCTCGGGAATATAATGTTGAATCAGAAGACAGGATTGGGAATCCCACACATGAATTCATATTAAAGGTATTATAATTGAATTGCTTTACATGGCCTGGGCTGTGGTTGCCAGAAAAGTAGTCACATTTAAAATGGTCTGTTTCTTGAGGGCAGTATTCTGAATGATCATGGCTGTGAAATTGAGGGAAGGGTTGGTTACAAAACACCATGAGCACAAGAGATTTGGGTGACAGTTGTCTAACCTATTTCAAAGGTTTCCTTTGCCGTAGTATTTAAATAACGGGCCAAGAAACCAGTTATTTTTGGAAATCCTCCAGTATTCTCCAAGTTGGGCACCCTGACTCCTGGATCATGTTTGTGGAGTCGTGTGCATGAAAAACAGTAGGCTTACGTATGGTTGTGAAACACTTTTATGCTTTTACATGCTCTCTGTAATCCATCAGGCTAATCCTTCTATGCACCAAGACTTACTGCTTTACTGAAGGTTGTCACTGTTCTGGTGAAttagatttaaatatttacccTTGGTGGCTGAACAAAAGCATGAGCTAAACCCcatattaattttatgtattaattggttttgtttttttccctttcccaaacCTGAAAATCAAGTGTTTTGactgttttttgttatttggaataaaaagaGCATTTCATGAAGATTAATGAATGCAGCCCCTTTGACAGCAGGGCATCTCATACTCGTCCTATTCTGCTCTATGTGCTTGTGCTTTTGAAGTGTGTTGTTTATCCAGCGGACAGCACTGCTCTGTTGGAAGCCTCATTAGTTTCTCTGCCTCGTGGCCTGTCTATAGGGCCTCTTTCTACAAGGTCTCTGCTCTTCCTATTGTTCAGACCTGCCTTTGGCTGTGGGTAATTTATGTATGACACATTGGATATGATACTGACATTGTGAGCTGTGTAGTTTGACAGCTGGTAATGTTCAGAATTGTCATGACCTATTGGGTGATGCAAAGCCTAGTAAATTACAAGtccctttttaattttgggAATGTTTTGGGCTGGACTTCAGTGCCTTTGATTTTTATGGAATAATGATGTTTCTCACAAGCCATTTAACTGACGTTAATGGGGTGAGAATACTGGCCTCTGAAAAGGGCTTATAAATGatgtaagtttatttttcttgtgtttgatGTTCTGCAGTTCCCGTGacccatttttttctgtcattttttagTCATTTGTCTGGAGCTGTCTCTGAGAGGGATGCTCTCAGATGACTCTGATTTCCTCCCCAAACATCTTCCTAGAATACTTCCcttcttttttgcatttctgcctgCAGTCTGCCATCCTTGGGCAGTTTAGAACAAATGGACCAGTTAGAGACTATATTGGTGCTGTTTTCCCATCCCACCAAAACCTGGTAGGTGAGTGAGAGCAAAGGCATACTGGTTTGCGCATAAGGTCTCAAGCTGCAGTGTGTCTTGGTGGCACTGCAACAGGCTGTGGCAGTGGCTGGTTTGTTACTGATGTCAAGCACACAGCTTATTTGATAGGAGTCTATCTATCTGCCTTCTTATatgattttccattttaatttgctGGTACTTCTCCCTTgtcttcccctccttcctccgGTTCAGAAGTAAGAAGGCAGCAAAGTGATCAGATCTGCATGGTCTCTTGTCAGATGCTCTGTCCTCCCCCAGCCTGGGTGTTACCAGCTGGAATCTGAAGATTCTGGTTATTTTGATGGCAGAGTGTTGTGATTGCTGACTAATGTGAATGGTGTTGATGAGGCTGCCCAGCAGATAAGATCAGTAAGAGCTGGACTTTGCAGCAAAGACTGCTTAGAAAAATCATGATCCTGGCTTCTTAGTGGTAGGCATGGGGTGCTCCAGCATGAAATAACTTGCAGACTAGTTTGTCACCACTCTGGTAGGTGTTCAGGGCTCTTCCCCTGTGTGACCCTTCctccagtttattttctttctggggATGTGCAACATAGCAAatgaagagaattaaaaatactcttAGTTGTTTAGTGTGGTCCCTGCACTGGTAAGGAAGGCAGTTTATTAATGACAGAGACAGGCTTACTTCAGAGTAAGTAGATCATACAAAGCTGATCTGTGATGCTTTGCAGGTTGTCATAAATGGATGAGGAGACTTGGTCTTGCCAAGTCCTGTGAAGCCTCATACTCTAAAGAAACCTTTCAGTTGAAAACTCCAGTAGCATCCACATGAAATGTATCTGTTACAGTTCACTGGGCTCTGAGTAGGTGATGTGAATTTaaggaataataaaattaaaatggaatcAGATTTCACCACTGTTGCTTTATGAATTTTGACTGTGCTATCCAACTATATAAATGTTTATAGGAGAAGCCATAAGTAAactgatttttccttcttggagGCAATTCTGTATACTTTGCACTTCTCTGTTATCTTGACTTCACTGAATCTAAATTTTTATCAGTGTGGAGATTTAATTCAGATAggtgagaagaaaggaggaaggttttgctgaagtgttttaaCTGAAAGTTTCAGACAACAGTATTGCAACAGATTAACATCTTTATGGAATATTTGGCTTTTCCTGTGGGATATTGACCTTTTCTTTTAACATGATTTTACCAAATTCACATTGTGCTATTCCTCTGCTAATCCATTGTATTATCAGCAGGTTcatctcagctgctgctttgtcccCTTTATGCAGCTGAGTTGGGGTGTGCCTGTTCTATCATGTTAAAAGCTTGCTTCCTATTTTCAGACTGGTGTATAGTAAATATTGACAGTAAGTTGGTATTGGACTTCTGGCCTAGAgtgctttattttgttaataaagTGTACAATGGAGGATCTCTCTTACTTTGTGATTTTAAGAACAGATGTTGTCAGTCTATCTGCTCAGggagtattttctttattttgactACATTAAGGTTTAACCAGGTGCCCTGAATCAattctccttcattttcttgcagCCAGGTGACTTGCTGTACTTCCCAAGAGGGACTATTCACCAAGCTGACACTCCTCCTGGGATCTCCTATTCTACACACGTCACCATCAGTACCTACCAAAACAAGTAATTGTTCTTTAGCCTTTTTTTAGTATGGCTTTTCTGAAGTGGTTTTCTGCCAGATAATGTGTGTGAATAGTACAGACCTGAAATAGATGTTTCAAAGAAGTGGTGTCctgtttcttaaaatgaaaacccCCTTGTAATGAGCTGTGCTTAGctcttttctgtgttcattCTATTTAGCccttgtttggtttgttttattgtgaGTAACAGAGGCATGGGGCATGTCACCTTCGCTCCAGAGATGTAATGACATGAAGATATGTTGGTACCCCACTATTATGTATGTGTCCTGGTGTTACTAACAGAATCTAAGGTAGGTAGCAGTAATtgaaggtttggggtttgggagaaggaggggagagagaccATCATTGTTTGAAGCAACCTGTTTACCAGGTTTTCATGCCAGAAGCtcaattgctttttaatttgttattttattatttaccaGCTGTAGACTTTAATGTGGAAGGTACTGTTACAACTGCAAACTCAActgtttggtttaaaaaaaaaaaacaaacccctaaAGTAGTGTCCAGAGATCAGTGCTGGAAACAGAGTGCTGAGAGAGAGCAAGAGCAGAGGATGAAGTATGTGCTGGAGGACAGggcctgctctgctccttgtCTTAGTTTTGTGGAGTCTGCTGACAGCTGTGGATACTGGGCACTTGCCCGAGTTGTTTGCCCATTAAACCAGGCTCTGAGGATGTGGTAGGGAGAGAGGCCACGTGTGGACAGGACAGCACTTTTGCATGAGCGACACACCTATTCCTGATGAGCTTGACTCAAGCTGGGCAAAGAGGGTGCAGGCAATAGTTCTCCCTCCACTCCTCTAGTTTATTACAATTGGGGAATAGAAGCACAGATATCAAAGgccttttttaattgttttttaaagtatgtaGGCTAACAATGGGGATTTAACACAAGACACCTACAGGGTGCCTGTTAGGTATCATTGAAATAGCTATAGAGATATGTAGGGGTCTTGTTCCTGGGTTCATAAGTTTGTAGTAAAGCTAAAAGCTGATTTGAGGATTTGATAATCCTGGGTACATTTCTTCAATGTAAGTGTCTCAGACGCATGTTAAATGACAAAACTCCACACACTTCATTGTGTGCAGTGAGGCTGTATGTGCATGCGGTTGGATAAAAAGGCCCTGGTagtaatttctttatttactgAGGTCAGCTTTAAGCTGAAGCAGAATAAACTGGGCCCTTCTCAAGCCAGTTCTGTCCCTCTGTAGGAGTGCCACTGACATGGAACTAGTGAGGATGTGCATGCAGTTGAGATGAGAGTGAGCTGACTACAGAGTAATAATGGAAGGGCTAAAGGCATGAAGCACATTTGGAATTGGAGCACTAAGTTTTCAGCCCTTGACATCAgttgtgtgttttatttcagtgcaactatttaagtaattatttttaattcctgtctTTCAGCTCTTGGGGAGATTTCTTACTGGATGCAATTCCTGGCCTTGTGTTTGATACAGCAAAAGAAGATGTGGCTCTGCGGACAAGCATACCAAGGAAGCTGCTTATGGTAAGTAGGTGGGACTAAAGGGAGTAACAGTTGATCCAGCTGGAACTTCAGCACTGAGGCAAATATGTATCTTGTTGATCTGCTCTGAAAGCTCAATGCAAAGGCCCTATCTTGTCCAGCAGCACAACCACTTCTTTTGAAGTCTTTGACTCTTCTGAGGTTTGCTCCATCTGAAGCATTGCACTGCCTTTCTTTTGTATCACAGTGTCCTTGTATAGCTTGTTTCCTTCTAAAAGTAAtggtgtttgtttgctttggagCTGTCAGGCATAGTTTCTGTCAGGCTAAGCTTTTGAATCTAAAAGTTAGCAAAGCTGTAAATTGTTCTGTGACCTCCTCATGGTAGTCTGGTTGTGCTGCTGGTCAGCTCATCAACATGCAGAAGGAACAGGTTTATCTTTCAGCTACACTAGCACGTCCTTTAGCACAGCAGGTAGCTGTGGAGTGAGAGAAAATGAGCATCAGCTTTGGTGTGTGAACAGCTCACGGGGAATGGGTAGAAGAAACTGTTGTGTTGGGAGTAAATGTTACCCTTTGCAAAGATAGAAATGTCCAGGTTTTCACTGCGTTACTGCACCTCTTTAGGCTGGTCTGTTTAGCTTGAATTCATGTGAGAATAACTCTGTGTGAATGTTCAGCAGGTGGATACAGCTGACTCGACAAAGAAGCTGAGCAGCCTTCTGCGCCGGCTTGCAGACCGCCTGGAAAACACCAGAGAGCTGAGGTCATCTGACATGAAGAAGGATTTCATTATGAACCGGCTGCCACCTTGCTTGGGATGCGACTCCAATGCTTTGACTCCAGGTAGATTTGAAGTTACCAAACTGGCTGATGTGATGCTAACAGTTGTTGCTAACTCTGCCTGTTGGAACTCTGGTATTTTATGGTAGGCAGAGATCATAGCCTAGCATCAGCTTCACGTTGTGCTAGGCTCTACGTGTGCATTTGCACACTCCAGCTGGTTAATTCCCTGTGCCTAATGGAAGAGATGACACATCTCTCtcagtgaaataaatgttatCCTAGACTGGCAGCTTTAATAAACTGCTATGTATTGAGAATGTTTAACTGGTAGAGTGTGACCTTATGTTCTAGCTTACTGTTACAGCTATTTGTAGACTATAAAgatgagagaattaaaaaaatccctctctcactttctgctctcctccccGCTGGGTTTGACAACATGGGTGTTTAAACATAGGTTAACAAAAAAGTCCAGCCACAAGAGAGGGCTCAATTTGTGCTGCCCATCtggtttccttcctttctaatgaagaatttattttacatagGTGGGAAATTTCCAAAAATTGATAGCAAAATCCGACTGCAGTTCAGAGATCATGCAATCATTACAGTGGAACCAGACCAAGAGAACTCTGTAAGTACAATGAAGCCCAGCCTTCTACGCGTGGGTTGGGGGTGTGAGGTGGGGAGTGCAAGGTTTGTGACCTGTTGCTCTGTTGTACTGGTCTAAAACGATCGTGCAGTTAATGCTTAGTTAGATCCTGCATCCCATTAGGGTTCATTTTAGGTTGTTGTCGAGCAGGAATAGGGCATGCTCTTGCCTTCTTGGAGAGCTACAGGCTTTTTAGCTGAGGCTAGGTGAGACAGATCATTACAGCTGCTAAATGGCCTCTATAGCTCTTGATAatggatttttggtttttattctttgtatttgaGAGCATGAATAACTTTTACTTACAAAAACAGGTTCCTTCAAGAGAGGGATTTTCTTGGTTGCAGCTGCTCCTGACTGTGGTTGCATTTAGTCTTCACTTCCCAGTTAGCTTTATACCTAAGCGGGGACCAGTGGCACTACTAAGTTGTTCCCCAAAATAGGTGCTGGCATCTTGGAGTATGTTGTGTTCAGACTAATTCTTAGTTATGGAGGTTTATTAGTATGGAATTGTAGGAATGCTTTTTGTTGTCTTAATTAAAAAGGGGAGGGTGAGGGCGGATGGGACAGACTATCTTACACATttcttttgggggtttttttgtacaCATAGAATGTTTTCCTCCAAGCAAAACATACCATGACTTTCTgacttttctcctctgttttgtttgtgtctttATTGCTGTGAGACTATGTAGGGTTTGGacattttttctgttatcttttgCCACCTTGCCTTTTGATGTCAGTCAGATAAACCCTGAATGACAATCCATATGCAAACCTTTTA
Protein-coding regions in this window:
- the RIOX2 gene encoding ribosomal oxygenase 2 isoform X6, encoding MPKKGGKHADMEKNGPAQCKRAKVEAACSPSVMSFENPDSLFGSLISPIKQEVFFREYWEQKPLLVQRNDPLLAAYYQSLFQLSDLKELCSRGLYYGRDLNICRCVNGKKKVLNKEGKVNYMQLKKDFDQKKATIQFHQPQRFKEELWKIQEKLECYFGSLVGSNVYMTPQGSQGLPPHYDDVEVFILQLEGEKHWRLYKPTVHLAREYNVESEDRIGNPTHEFILKPGDLLYFPRGTIHQADTPPGISYSTHVTISTYQNNSWGDFLLDAIPGLVFDTAKEDVALRTSIPRKLLMQVDTADSTKKLSSLLRRLADRLENTRELRSSDMKKDFIMNRLPPCLGCDSNALTPGGKFPKIDSKIRLQFRDHAIITVEPDQENSDEICREMVYVYHSLKNRRETHMMGTEDDTANEEGTPQQAHGLRFPLSYLDALKQIWHSSTVNVKELNLASDEEKENLALSLWTECLIEVI